A window of Belonocnema kinseyi isolate 2016_QV_RU_SX_M_011 chromosome 9, B_treatae_v1, whole genome shotgun sequence contains these coding sequences:
- the LOC117179483 gene encoding uncharacterized protein LOC117179483, translated as MDFIKVLEVLTEEYKNQNEKKDPGEILEKAFSSLSEDVQTHIKDEIREGNENIKISQEYLYTILFILKDLQKRDLTFEENLLSVSQYQTIKKSIGIAAAIGIAPCLLPGIGIKSTYTHSVFPPFSQETLTIMQKYERLSDTSRVFFDSFYNLSLRPVFLPHLGSLFAGLLQLSFAPLKKPEPDGNPNISASNSEFKMTSELYSKLEADQEEFHSKLLKLIEECAQSIVMKELMILNGTQKSPRWLRAHLKTFLIDGIVKLNGVISLIQAVCEDTCESGTSWEKLDVVARLIAASRGNSEEYYNSVCSQLLEILTSKSLKYGVTIANSCISALYQFNPEVCIRKIFRVIAEPLLIKSNNEESLKTEKEVTNCIETLSKCFLSTEAEFKSLPDKLLLEISIPLFHLHVKAAKSIFAHREKIRQLLLKILSDESTREIIFSAFLDHEVQKSESTHFGNKLSFEFGPTGGFKITGKAVNLDHEELADCIFDLVQSDETLASSLFNYLLKSLAKFRNATEKGDILENEIDTIERVGKQLAAVKLLSRLSSTKIVQDAQIKNPRALLSFVKSLFEETRLKREKGGEDYEDDAFDILYVSLMLVKVILSERGQPLNWEPFEEFSRFLGKEKSSGSMPEHVISLVNEILNIVRTHSTPQRFYDLSVDSKRESDFDKALKDLADPLLPVRAHGIISLTKLVEASNPDVIAKRDVLIYLFQENLKHEDSFIYLAAVNGVCALAMHFPQKVIEILVQEFIDMPQRSGSGEITPETRAKLGEILMKTTRSLGEMAPKYKSLLVNAFLCGTRDPDPLVRSSSLSCLGELCKVLGFRVGNLITEILYCIGCIIKTDKEYQCRRAGVLVATLLLRGLGKEMLKSLGSDLVVLYRGLKHLRDSDEDSVLRLHAQLALEEFDDVVQNVLFAKPKLEKTLFLLRN; from the exons ATGGATTTTATAAAAGTACTCGAAGTACTAACAGAAGAATACAAAA atcaaaatgaaaaaaaggacCCAGGAGAAATACTAGAAAAGGCATTTTCCTCTTTGTCAGAAGATGTTCAAACACACATCAAGGATGAAATTCGAGAaggaaatgaaaatattaagataTC ACAAGAATATCTTTATAcgattttgtttatattaaaagaCTTACAAAAAAGGGATCtaacatttgaagaaaatttactcAGCGTGAGTCAAtatcaaactattaaaaaatcgATTGGCATCGCCGCAGCGATTGGAATTGCTCCTTGTTTATTACCTGGAATAGGAATTAAAAGTACATATACCCATTCCGTATTTCCTCCATTTAGTCAAGAAACATTAACAATTATGCAG aaatatGAGCGATTATCCGATACATCTAGAGTATTTTTTGACTCTTTTTATAATCTCTCACTACGACCAGTATTTCTTCCTCATCTTGGATCACTATTCGCAGGATTGTTGCAATTGTCTTTTGCCCCATTAAAAAAACCTGAACCTGATGGTAATCCTAATATTTCAGCATcaaattcagaattcaaaatgaCAAGTGAATTATACTCTAAATTAGAAGCCGACCAGGAAGAGTTCCACTCTAAACTGTTGAAATTAATCGAAGAATGTGCGCAGAGCATTGTTATGAAGGAACTTATGATTTTAAATGGGACTCAAAAATCACCGAGGTGGTTGAGAGCACatttgaaaacgtttttaattgatggaatcgttaaattaaaTGGCGTAATTTCATTAATCCAAGCTGTTTGCGAAGATACTTGTGAATCTGGTACCAGTTGGGAAAAATTGGATGTCGTAGCGAGATTAATTGCTGCTTCACGTGGCAATTCTGAAGAATATTACAACTCAGTTTGCTCACAG CTACTTGAAATTTTGACGTCCAAAAGTTTAAAATACGGTGTAACAATCGCAAATTCTTGCATTTCTGCTCTCTATCAGTTCAATCCAGAAGTTTgcatcagaaaaatatttcgtgtCATTGCAGAACCATTAttgataaaatcaaataatgaagAATCATTGAAAACCGAAAAGGAAGTGACAAATTGTATAGAAACACTTTCAAAGTGTTTTCTGAGCACTGAAGCGGAATTCAAATCTTTGCCTGATAAACTTTTGTTAGAAATATCGATTCCGTTATTCCATTTGCATGTGAAGGCAGCTAAAAGTATTTTTGCCCATCGAGAAAAAATCAGACAACTATTGCTTAAGATCCTCTCAGATGAATCAACtagagaaataatattttcagcttTTCTCGATCACGAAGTGCAAAAATCAGAATCCACGCACTTTGGGAATAAATTATCTTTTGAGTTCGGACCAACAGGTGGATTCAAAATTACTGGAAAGGCTGTGAATTTGGACCACGAAGAACTTGCAGATTGTATTTTCGATTTGGTTCAATCTGATGAAACTCTTGCTTCGTCATTATTCAATTACTTGTTAAAGTCCCTCGCGAAATTTAGAAACGCTACAGAGAAAGgcgacattttggaaaatgagaTCGACACTATCGAGAGAGTTGGAAAGCAACTTGCAGCTGTTAAACTTCTGTCTAGACTCTCAAGTACCAAAATTGTTCAAGATGCTCAGATCAAAAATCCTAGAGCACTTTTGTCGTTTGTGAAATCTCTCTTCGAAGAGACACGTTTGAAAAGGGAAAAAGGAGGAGAAGACTATGAAGATGATGCTTTCGATATCTTGTATGTCAGTTTAATGTTGGTCAAGGTAATATTATCTGAGAGAGGACAGCCACTGAATTGGGAACCTTTTGAAGAGTTCAGTAGGTTTTTAGGAAAAGAGAAAAGTTCCGGTTCCATGCCAGAGCATGTAATTAGTCTTGTGAacgagattttaaatattgtcagGACTCACTCTACACCTCAAAGATTTTACGATTTGTCGGTGGATTCCAAACGAGAGAGTGATTTCGATAAGGCTTTAAAAGATCTTGCAGATCCATTGCTTCCAGTTCGCGCACATGGAATTATTTCCTTGACAAAATTAGTAGAGGCATCGAATCCTGACGTTATCGCCAAACGAGATGTCCTCATTTATCTGTTTCAA gaAAATCTCAAGCACgaagattcatttatttatttggcaGCAGTCAATGGAGTTTGTGCTTTAGCTATGCACTTCCCACAAAAAGTTATCGAGATTCTTGTTCAAGAATTTATAGACATGCCGCAGAGATCTGGTTCAGGTGAAATCACACCTGAGACGAGAGCAAAACTTGGAGAAATATTGATGAAAACAACAAGGTCCTTAG gTGAGATGGCACCGAAGTATAAGTCTCTCTTAGTAAATGCCTTTTTGTGTGGAACGAGAGATCCTGATCCTCTTGTACGTTCTTCAAGTCTCTCCTGTCTCGGAGAACTGTGCAAAGTTCTTGGTTTTCGAGTCGGAAATCTTATTACAGag attCTTTACTGTATTGGATGTATAATAAAAACTGACAAAGAATACCAGTGCAGACGGGCGGGAGTTCTTGTAGCAACTTTGCTACTTCGAGGACTTGGAAAAGAAATGCTAAAAAGTTTGGGAAGTGATCTTGTAGTTTTATATCGTGGACTCAAACATTTAAGAGACAGCGATGAAGATTCTGTTTTACGTTTACATGCTCAGTTGGCACTTGAAGAATTTGATGATGTGGTGCAAAATGTTCTATTCGCTAAACCGAAACTCGAGAAAACTTTGTTTTTGCTCCGTAATTGA
- the LOC117179485 gene encoding 28S ribosomal protein S18b, mitochondrial — MSILITNIQAAGRLWLNGIIKPVTSPRAISRLPILFQIESEVQKLEKSNAPGARKPGVDGSYINIDRTVQIPVETSIKYVESEAYKITYGEEPVWKLYRRNFKGQFAPRKTRKTCIRGGVVSTGNPCPICRDEYLVLDHRNTKLLNQFISPFNGETLSYHVTHICQRQHKNLLVAIQRAKNYGTITYDPPHRSYNYSHWYKPETSQN; from the exons ATGTCCATTTTAATAACGAACATCCAAGCAGCAGGCAGATTATGGCTAAACGGAATAATTAAACCG GTTACGTCGCCAAGAGCAATTTCTCGTCTGccgattctttttcaaattgaatcaGAAGTTCAAAAACTCGAAAAGAGCAATGCACCAGGTGCACGAAAACCTGGTGTCGACGGAAGCTATATCAACATAGACAGAACTGTGCAAATTCCAGTGGAAACGAGCATAAAATACGTCGAAAGCGAAg CTTACAAAATAACCTACGGAGAAGAGCCGGTCTGGAAACTCTACAGGCGAAACTTTAAAGGTCAATTTGCTCCTAGGAAAACCAGGAAGACGTGTATC AGAGGCGGGGTGGTTAGTACTGGAAATCCTTGCCCCATTTGTCGAGATGAATATCTCGTTTTGGATCACAGGAATACCAAGCTGCTGAACCAATTCATTTCTCCATTCAACGGAGAAACTTTGAGTTATCA tgTCACGCACATTTGTCAAAGACAACACAAAAACCTCCTAGTGGCAATACAGAGAGCGAAAAATTACGGTACAATAACATACGATCCTCCACATCGATCCTACAATTATTCTCACTGGTACAAACCTGAAACTTCTcaaaattaa
- the LOC117179484 gene encoding pyridine nucleotide-disulfide oxidoreductase domain-containing protein 1, giving the protein MEGTFVIVGGGISGVTCAESISFLAPEEKVILITASSLIKTITNVVPLGKVLFQFDVEERDTSSLSRENSSVTVLQDTVSEVNPKERLVKTEGGRIIKYQKLCLCTGARPKIIAENPYVIGIRDTESVTNFLEKIKGARRVLVVGNGGIATEIVYKIRGIDVIWVIKDKHISATFVDPGAAEFFREKLQKKSTSEEKPSLEKKCFKRARYSVSGEKSAKDGPALGPDWYNFKLTDFPVLPAEVKVEYQCEVSSISSESKDSEEVKWPIYADLTNGERVGCDLIVSATGVIPNANLLGLEDLKKGEDGGYLVDWKLETSQEDIFAAGDVCSAGWELGSHWFQMRLWTQAHQMGQYAAKSMFSLLRKEEFYQDFCFELFTHVTRFFDYKVVLLGLYNGQKLNQDYEILLRVTKGEEYVKLILKNGKMQGAVLIGETDLEEMCENLILNQLDLSIYGADLLNPDIDIEDYFD; this is encoded by the coding sequence atggAGGGCACATTTGTAATCGTAGGAGGAGGAATATCCGGCGTTACCTGCGCCGAGAGTATTTCTTTCCTTGCACCAGAAGAAAAAGTAATCCTCATCACCGCAAGTTCTCTCATAAAAACAATCACCAATGTCGTACCTCTTGGAAAAGTGCTTTTTCAATTTGACGTCGAAGAACGCGACACATCATCTCTTTCTCGGGAAAACTCTTCCGTAACAGTTCTTCAAGACACTGTCTCTGAAGTGAACCCCAAAGAAAGATTAGTCAAAACAGAAGGCGGAAGGATAATTAAATACCAAAAGCTCTGTCTTTGCACTGGAGCGAGGCCgaaaataattgcagaaaatcCCTATGTAATTGGAATCAGAGACACTGAATCCGTGACTAATTTCCTCGAGAAAATTAAAGGAGCAAGGAGAGTTCTGGTCGTTGGAAATGGAGGAATCGCGACGGAGATTGTCTACAAAATTCGAGGAATCGACGTGATTTGGGTGATTAAAGATAAGCACATTTCGGCGACTTTTGTCGACCCTGGTGCTGCTGAATTTTTCCGAGAGAAATTGCAAAAGAAGAGTACCAGCGAAGAGAAACCTTCCCtcgagaaaaaatgttttaaaagggCCAGGTATTCAGTTTCCGGGGAGAAATCCGCCAAAGACGGTCCAGCTCTTGGTCCAGattggtataattttaaattgacggATTTCCCTGTTTTGCCAGCTGAAGTGAAGGTTGAATACCAGTGCGAAGTTTCCAGTATCTCGAGCGAATCTAAAGATTCAGAAGAGGTAAAGTGGCCCATTTATGCGGATTTGACAAATGGCGAAAGAGTCGGTTGTGATCTTATCGTTTCAGCTACTGGGGTGATACCAAATGCAAATTTATTGGGcttggaagatttgaaaaagggAGAAGATGGAGGATATTTAGTCGACTGGAAATTGGAGACGTCGCAAGAGGATATTTTCGCGGCAGGCGATGTTTGTTCAGCAGGTTGGGAGTTGGGATCTCATTGGTTTCAGATGCGACTCTGGACCCAGGCTCATCAAATGGGCCAGTATGCTGCGAAATCGATGTTTTCTCTCTTGCGAAAAGAAGAGTTTTACCAGGACTTCTGTTTTGAGCTCTTCACACACGTCACGAGGTTCTTTGATTACAAAGTTGTGCTTCTTGGGCTTTATAACGGGCAAAAGTTGAACCAGGATTACGAGATTTTGTTGAGGGTGACGAAAGGTGAGGAGTATGTGAAATTGATTTTGAAGAATGGCAAAATGCAGGGTGCGGTGCTTATCGGCGAGACAGATTTGGAGGAAATGTGCGAGAATCTGATTCTAAATCAACTGGACTTGAGCATTTATGGAGCGGATTTACTCAATCCGGATATCGACATTGAGGATTACTTCGATTAG
- the LOC117179486 gene encoding probable pterin-4-alpha-carbinolamine dehydratase, whose translation MTTILSVLIRGGVVASRSRIFREVDVRGASVAARKTKMPKLTEEERKTELAPLLSSGWKVQTTKDAIYKEFVFKNFNQAFGFMTRIALQAEKMDHHPEWFNVYNKVNITLNSHDVNGLSKRDVKLATFIEKVAKSVDE comes from the exons ATGACAACTATCCTGAGTGTATTGATAAGAGGGGGAGTAGTAGCAAGTCGATCGCGCATTTTCCGAGAAGTTGATGTGAGAGGAGCATCTGTTGCCGCCCGAAAAACGAAAATG CCGAAACTTActgaagaagaaagaaaaactgAACTGGCTCCGTTACTTTCAAGTGGCTGGAAAGTTCAAACAACAAAGGATGCTATTTACAAAGAATTTGTCTTCAAAAACTTTAACCAG GCGTTTGGATTCATGACTAGAATCGCATTGCAAGCGGAGAAAATGGACCACCATCCCGAATGGTTCAACGTCTACAATAAAGTCAACATAACTCTGAACTCTCACGACGTTAATGGTTTGTCTAAAAGGGACGTAAAACTCGCGACATTTATAGAAAAAGTCGCCAAATCTgtggatgaataa